One region of Ictalurus punctatus breed USDA103 chromosome 6, Coco_2.0, whole genome shotgun sequence genomic DNA includes:
- the adarb1b gene encoding double-stranded RNA-specific editase 1, whose amino-acid sequence MDVDEEENMSSCSTDVKENRNLDNVFSKEGASVPEQLPNGSGGGGRKRPLEEGNNGHAHPKFRPKKRKKTPGPVLPKNALMQLNEIKPGLQYKLLSQTGPVHAPVFVMTVEVNGQLFEGSGPTKKKAKLNAAEKALRSFVQFPNASEAHLAMGRTLTVNTDFTSDQADFPDMLFNGFETPAPPEDSFYLGSNTNGSINPLGEYPVPPVTGNNSLAQAPLPPPTTFSTSSSGKNPVMILNELRPGLKYEFVSESGESHAKNFVMSVTVDSQTFEGSGRNKKLAKARAAQAALSALFNMQLDQTPSRQPIPREGLQLHLPQVLADAVSRLVVDKFSELTDNFTSPHARRKVLAGVVMTTGTDVKEAQVICVSTGTKCINGEYMSDRGLALNDCHAEIIARRSLLRYLYMQLEYFLSNGKEEHEKSIFTRCEKHGYRLKDNVQFHLYISTSPCGDARIFSPHEAGVEDQGDRHPNRKARGQLRTKIESGEGTIPVRSSNTIQTWDGVLQGERLLTMSCSDKIARWNVVGIQGSLMSYFTEPIYFSSIILGSLYHADHLSRAMYQRIADIEHLPQQFTLNRPLLSGISNAEARQPGKAPNFSVNWAVGDQGLEVINATTGKDDMGRPSRLCKHALYSRWVRLHSKLLSTLRIKMAKPSSYHEAKQAAVEYHAAKQTLIKAFQKAGLGAWVKKPIEQDQFSLSS is encoded by the exons ATGGATGTGGATGAGGAGGAGAACATGA GTTCCTGCAGCACCGACGTCAAGGAAAATCGCAACCTGGACAACGTCTTCTCCAAGGAGGGGGCGAGCGTGCCCGAGCAGCTCCCCAACGGCAGCGGAGGGGGCGGGCGCAAACGCCCCCTGGAGGAGGGCAATAACGGTCATGCGCACCCCAAGTTCAGGCCCAAGAAACGCAAGAAAACGCCAGGGCCGGTTCTTCCCAAGAACGCTCTCATGCAGCTGAATGAGATCAAGCCAGGCCTGCAGTACAAGCTGCTCTCTCAGACCGGGCCAGTCCATGCTCCAGTCTTTGTCATGACTGTAGAGGTGAACGGGCAGCTTTTTGAAGGCTCGGGCCCCACTAAGAAAAAGGCAAAGCTGAACGCAGCCGAGAAGGCACTACGCTCGTTCGTACAGTTTCCCAACGCTTCAGAGGCACATCTGGCCATGGGCCGAACGCTCACCGTCAACACGGACTTCACATCAGACCAGGCCGACTTCCCTGACATGCTCTTCAACGGCTTTGAGACTCCTGCACCACCCGAGGACTCCTTTTACCTGGGCTCTAACACCAACGGTTCCATAAACCCTCTGGGAGAATACCCAGTTCCCCCAGTGACTGGTAACAACAGCCTGGCTCAGGCCCCACTGCCTCCTCCCACGACCTTCAGCACATCGTCCAGCGGAAAGAACCCCGTCATGATCCTGAACGAACTGCGGCCGGGCCTCAAGTATGAGTTTGTGTCGGAGAGTGGTGAGAGCCACGCTAAAAACTTTGTCATGTCCGTGACCGTGGACTCGCAGACGTTCGAGGGATCAGGGAGGAATAAGAAACTGGCCAAGGCGCGGGCTGCTCAGGCCGCACTCTCGGCTCTCTTCAACATGCAGCTGGACCAGACACCATCCCGCCAGCCAATCCCCAGAGAGGGCCTTCAGCTCCACCTGCCCCAG GTTTTAGCAGATGCTGTCTCACGTCTCGTGGTGGACAAGTTCAGCGAGCTCACCGACAACTTCACGTCCCCTCATGCACGGAGGAAAGTGCTAGCTGGGGTTGTCATGACAACAG GCACCGATGTGAAGGAGGCCCAGGTGATCTGCGTCTCCACTGGAACCAAGTGCATCAACGGCGAGTACATGAGCGACCGTGGCCTGGCACTTAACGACTGCCACGCTGAAATCATCGCCCGCCGCTCCCTTCTCCGCTACCTATACATGCAGCTGGAGTACTTCCTCAG taacgGCAAAGAGGAGCACGAGAAGTCCATTTTCACCCGCTGTGAGAAACACGGCTACCGGCTCAAGGACAACGTTCAGTTTCACCTGTACATCAGCACGTCGCCATGTGGAGACGCTCGCATCTTCTCCCCACACGAGGCGGGCGTCGAAG ATCAGGGAGACAGACACCCGAACAGAAAAGCTCGGGGTCAGCTGAGAACTAAGATCGAGTCGGGCGAGGGGACCATCCCAGTGCGCTCCAGCAACACCATCCAGACGTGGGACGGAGTTCTGCAGGGGGAGAGACTCCTCACCATGTCGTGTAGTGACAAGATCGCCAG GTGGAACGTGGTGGGGATCCAGGGCTCGCTGATGAGCTACTTCACTGAGCCCATCTACTTCTCGAGCATCATCCTGGGCAGCCTGTACCACGCTGATCATCTCTCCCGGGCCATGTACCAGCGCATTGCAGACATCGAACACCTACCCCAGCAGTTCACTCTCAACCGGCCCCTGCTCAGCG GAATCAGTAACGCAGAAGCACGGCAGCCAGGAAAAGCTCCTAACTTCAGTGTGAACTGGGCGGTGGGTGACCAGGGGTTAGAGGTCATTAACGCCACCACGGGTAAGGACGACATGGGCCGGCCTTCTCGCCTCTGCAAGCATGCTCTCTACAGCCGCTGGGTTCGACTGCACTCGAAG CTCTTGTCCACCTTGCGGATCAAAATGGCCAAACCGAGCTCGTACCACGAAGCCAAGCAGGCAGCAGTGGAGTATCACGCCGCTAAGCAGACGCTCATCAAGGCCTTCCAGAAAGCAGGATTGGGGGCCTGGGTGAAAAAGCCTATAGAACAGGACCAGTTTTCTCTGAGCTCCTGA